A stretch of Zymoseptoria tritici IPO323 chromosome 1, whole genome shotgun sequence DNA encodes these proteins:
- a CDS encoding isoleucine--tRNA ligase, with protein MGSINFPAEEERILSHWNETNAFHRQLELTKDDPPYVFYDGPPFATGTPHYGHLLASTIKDIIPRYWSMRGRFVERRFGWDTHGVPIEQIIDKQLQEELGVRGKAAVEKIGIKEYNRRCREVVLTYAEEWRKVVGRVGRWIDFDRDYKTMDATFMESCWWVFAQLHRRGLVYHGARVLPYSTALNTPLSKSEAQEEYREVQDPAVTVSFPVVGGEVSFVAWTTTPWTLPSNVALCAHPDYEYLVVKDVETGNTYIMLEAGLKVLYKDPKKAKDKFKLLPLKLKGKQLAGLKYKPLFNYFYEDFKTHGYRMILDTYVKQDDGVGIVHQAPAFGEDDYTIGWREGIIAAERPPPNPLNAGGEYTSEVPDFEGQHVKAADKNIIKHLEGAGRLVRKSQITHRYPFCPRSKTPLIQRAVPSWFIKVEQIVPELVGNLEKTHWVPSSVKTGRFNQWLGSARDWNVSRNRYWGTPLPLWVSDDMKEVVCVSSVAELKKLSGIEGEIKDLHRDSIDHITIPSQQGKGTLKRVDEVFDCWFESGSMPYASSHYPFAYPELFTKFPGDFIAEGLDQTRGWFYTLSVLGTHLFKTFPYQNCVVNGIVLAEDGKKMSKSLKNFPDPMLVIDRYGSDALRLYLIDSPVVRGEPLRFAEQGVKQIVSGVLLPLWNSYNFFAQQAALYKKNSSQDFTFDPEMQKSNENVMDRWVLASIQSLLQYVNKEMEAYRLYTVVPRLLKMVDDVTNWYIRFNRNRLKGQGSGDEDATTTNTDTLHALNTLYEVLYTLVRALAPFIPFLSDNIFQRLAPHLPKSITTAEKDVRSVHFLRFPTVREELFDPIVERRVSRMQKVIELGRVCRDRRTVSLKTPLKTLVVLHQDQEFLDDVRTLERYVTEELNVNELVLTSDESAYGVEYDVKADVKNLGQKFKKDAAKIKAALPKLSPKEIRSFLDAGSITVEGHALSAEDLRVQRNLKPSEATKNLEPAVEGDCMVLLDAFAYPELAQEGLAREVLNRIQRLRKSGGLVPTDDVRVEYVVLPPSTEEKMNGDGEAARKEQERVVEEMFKGQEVMFGKAASKGVVKGSVDGGAEGAVEEEAEVKEMRLLLRVIKV; from the exons ATGGGCTCCATCAACTTCCCCGCCGAAGAGGAGCGCATCCTCTCCCACTGGAACGAAACCAATGCCTTCCACCGCCAGCTCGAATTGACAAAAGACGACCCTCCCTACGTCTTCTACGATGGCCCGCCCTTCGCCACTGGTACCCCTCACTACGgccacctcctcgcctccaccaTCAAAGACATCATCCCCCGCTACTGGTCTATGCGCGGGCGTTTCGTGGAACGCCGATTCGGCTGGGACACGCACGGCGTGCCAATCGAGCAGATCATCGACAAGCAACTGCAAGAAGAACTCGGCGTGAGAGGGAAAGCTGCGGTGGAGAAGATTGGCATCAAAGAATACAACCGTCGGTGTCGCGAGGTGGTGCTCACGTATGCGGAAGAGTGGAGGAAAGTGGTGGGTCGGGTTGGACGATGGATTGATTTCGATCGGGATTACAAGACGATGGATGCGACGTTTATGGAGAGTTGTTGGTGGGTGTTTGCGCAGCTGCATCGAAGGGGTTTGGTGTATCACGGTGCGAGGGTGTTGCCGTATTCGACGGCGTTGAACACGCCCTTGTCGAAGAGCGAGGCGCAAGAGGAGTATAGAGAGGTGCAAGATCCGGCGGTGACGGTTTCCTTTCCC GTGGTGGGTGGGGAGGTCAGCTTTGTGGCGTGGACAACGACACCGTGGACGCTGCCTAGCAATGTTGCGTTGTGCGCGCATCCGGATTATGAGTACCTTGTGGTCAAAGATGTGGAGACGGGGAATACCTACATCATGCTGGAGGCGGGGTTGAAGGTGCTTTATAAGGATccgaagaaggcaaaggaCAAGTTCAAGTTGTTGCCATTGAAGTTGAAGGGGAAGCAATTGGCTGGTTTGAAGTACAAGCCGCTGTTCAACTACTTCTACGAAGACTTCAAGACGCATGGTTACAGGATGATCCTAGATACGTACGTCAAGCAGGACGATGGTGTGGGTATCGTTCACCAAGCCCCGGCTTTCGGTGAAGACGATTACACTATCGGATGGCGAGAGGGTATCATCGCTGCGGAACGACCGCCTCCAAACCCTCTCAATGCAGGTGGAGAGTACACCAGCGAAGTGCCCGACTTTGAGGGCCAGCATGTCAAAGCCGCGGACAAGAACATCATCAAGCACTTGGAAGGGGCAGGCCGATTGGTCCGCAAGTCACAGATCACCCATAGATACCCTTTCTGCCCTCGATCGAAGACACCCCTAATTCAGCGCGCCGTACCGAGTTGGTTCATCAAAGTCGAGCAGATCGTGCCGGAGCTGGTTGGGAACCTGGAGAAGACGCACTGGGTTCCTTCATCGGTCAAGACAGGTCGGTTCAATCAATGGTTGGGTTCGGCGAGAGATTGGAACGTCAGCAGGAATCGATACTGGGGCACGCCGTTGCCATTGTGGGTCTCTGATGACATGAAGGAGGTGGTGTGTGTTTCTTCAGTGGCCGAGTTGAAGAAGCTGTCGGGAATTGAGGGTGAGATCAAGGATTTGCACAGGGACTCGATTGATCACATCACCATTCCTTCACAACAAGGAAAGGGCACGTTGAAGCGTGTGGATGAGGTTTTCGACTGCTGGTTCGAGTCGGGTTCTATGCCGTACGCTTCTTCGCATTATCCCTTTGCATACCCTG AGCTCTTCACCAAGTTCCCGGGTGACTTCATCGCGGAAGGTCTGGATCAAACTCGTGGGTGGTTCTACACTCTGTCTGTGCTGGGAACACATCTCTTCAAGACATTCCCTTACCAGAACTGTGTCGTCAATGGCATTGTCTTGGCCGAGGATGGCAAGAAGATGTCAAAATCGCTCAAGAACTTCCCAGATCCCATGCTTGTCATTGACCGGTACGGATCCGACGCACTGAGACTTTACCTCATCGACTCTCCAGTCGTCCGTGGTGAGCCTCTTCGATTCGCCGAGCAGGGCGTCAAGCAGATCGTCTCCGGTGTGCTGCTCCCACTATGGAACTCGTACAATTTCTTCGCccaacaagcagccctctaCAAGAAGAACTCATCCCAAGACTTCACCTTCGACCCGGAAATGCAAAAGTCCAATGAGAACGTCATGGATCGCTGGGTTCTCGCCTCCATTCAATCCCTCCTCCAATACGTCAACAAAGAGATGGAAGCCTACCGCCTGTACACTGTTGTCCCTCGTCTCCTCAAGATGGTCGACGATGTGACGAATTGGTACATTCGCTTCAACCGCAATCGGCTGAAGGGTCAAGGTTCCGGAGATGAAGACGCCACAACCACCAACACCGACACTCTCCACGCGCTCAACACCCTCTACGAAGTTCTCTACACCCTGGTACGCGCTCTTGCACCTTTCATCCCCTTCCTCTCCGACAACATCTTCCAACGCCTCGCACCCCACCTTCCTAAGTCCATCACCACCGCGGAGAAAGACGTCCGCAGCGTGCACTTCCTTCGCTTCCCCACCGTGCGGGAGGAGCTCTTCGACCCGATCGTTGAACGCCGCGTGAGCCGCATGCAAAAAGTCATCGAGCTGGGCCGCGTATGTCGCGATCGCCGAACTGTCTCCCTCAAGACCCCACTCAAGACTCTTGTCGTCTTACACCAAGACCAAGAATTCCTCGATGATGTCCGTACCCTTGAACGCTACGTGACGGAAGAACTGAACGTCAACGAACTCGTCCTTACCTCCGACGAGAGTGCCTACGGCGTGGAATACGACGTCAAAGCCGACGTCAAGAACCTAGGCCAAAAATTCAAGAAAGATGCCGCGAAGATCAAGGCTGCGCTGCCCAAACTCTCGCCTAAAGAAATCCGGTCGTTCCTCGACGCCGGCTCTATCACCGTCGAAGGCCACGCGCTGTCCGCCGAAGACCTCCGCGTGCAACGCAACTTGAAACCCTCGGAGGCGACCAAGAATTTGGAACCAGCCGTGGAAGGCGATTGTATGGTCTTGCTGGATGCATTCGCGTACCCGGAGTTGGCGCAGGAGGGATTGGCGAGGGAGGTATTGAACCGCATCCAGAGATTGAGGAAGAGCGGCGGACTAGTGCCGACCGATGATGTGCGAGTGGAGTATGTCGTTCTGCCTCCCTCGActgaggagaagatgaatgGTGATggggaggcggcgaggaaagAGCAGGAGAGGGTCGTTGAGGAGATGTTCAAGGGGCAGGAGGTAATGTTTGGCAAAGCGGCTAGTAAGGGCGTTGTCAAGGGTAGTGTGGATGGTGGGGCAGAGGGtgctgtggaggaggaggcagaggtCAAGGAGATGAGGTTGTTGCTGAGGGTCATCAAGGTTTGA